Proteins from a single region of Limibacter armeniacum:
- a CDS encoding cellulase family glycosylhydrolase: MQKQLLPWLYGLLSILSIVSCNTEDPQPSPSAAKGNLTISVSLDSTMTQASSNARIAATLSQLQVKVYQVNGVLAAAFTDASTLPESVELEAAQYYIVVESNTKEPYGFGNPYYYGKIEGIEVQAEKTKATTITAAVQSVKVTLEYDAFVENYYKEYYTKIGTLQGVLTFEQGEEREGFFNIVEGEDITIETHLFDLSGKETIARSVIKGAKQGTYYPIGIAVETGGTATTLIIDETVNEKTALINVYQGHYETRPDYIQSSGFFVKNGRLYDMNGHDFVMRGINNPHYWFDSYGRYEAYKALPHIAAKGTNTVRLVWEAEWDDNQWEANIAQGDTEANMLRKIIQETINRGMIPMVELHDATGETSKESLVSMAAYWAREDISQVLKEYEGLLLVNIANEWSGFDQTYKSAYLEAIAMMRNAGLNHTIVIDGSSWGQDLNLILEYGQTFLDSDPQHNLLFSVHMYESWKSPDKVSSMLRQAVDAQLPLIVGEFGFQHGDPPAAVAWETILEVCEELQLGYLAWSWKGNGDPVSYLDLAVDWEGSQLTEWGKMIFESEKGISNTAKPASVFTVL, from the coding sequence ATGCAAAAACAGTTACTCCCTTGGCTGTATGGGTTGTTGAGCATTTTGTCTATAGTTTCATGTAATACTGAAGACCCACAACCTTCCCCCTCAGCAGCAAAAGGTAACCTGACAATATCGGTAAGCCTGGACAGCACAATGACACAAGCATCGTCTAATGCCAGAATCGCAGCAACACTTTCACAACTTCAGGTCAAAGTCTATCAGGTCAACGGCGTTTTGGCAGCAGCATTTACGGATGCAAGTACGCTTCCCGAATCTGTGGAACTGGAAGCAGCACAGTATTACATCGTGGTGGAGTCAAATACCAAGGAGCCGTATGGATTTGGTAACCCTTATTATTATGGGAAAATAGAAGGAATTGAAGTACAGGCAGAAAAAACAAAGGCAACAACGATTACTGCCGCAGTACAGAGTGTCAAGGTTACTTTGGAATACGATGCATTTGTAGAAAATTACTACAAGGAATACTATACAAAGATAGGGACATTGCAAGGTGTCCTGACCTTTGAGCAAGGTGAAGAGCGGGAAGGTTTTTTCAATATTGTAGAAGGAGAGGATATCACTATTGAAACACACCTGTTTGATCTCTCAGGAAAGGAAACCATTGCCCGTTCTGTTATCAAAGGAGCAAAGCAAGGTACCTATTATCCAATTGGGATCGCAGTGGAAACTGGTGGGACAGCGACAACGTTGATCATAGATGAAACAGTCAACGAAAAAACAGCACTGATCAACGTGTATCAAGGTCATTATGAAACCCGCCCCGACTATATCCAGTCATCAGGATTTTTTGTCAAGAATGGTCGTCTCTATGACATGAACGGACATGACTTTGTGATGAGAGGAATCAACAACCCACACTACTGGTTTGACAGCTATGGTCGTTATGAAGCATACAAGGCACTGCCTCATATTGCAGCAAAGGGGACAAATACAGTGAGATTGGTGTGGGAAGCAGAGTGGGATGATAACCAGTGGGAAGCTAATATAGCTCAAGGTGATACGGAAGCGAATATGCTGCGCAAAATCATTCAGGAAACCATCAACAGGGGCATGATTCCTATGGTGGAATTGCATGATGCCACAGGCGAAACCTCCAAGGAATCGTTGGTGAGTATGGCGGCATACTGGGCTCGGGAAGATATCAGTCAGGTATTGAAAGAATATGAAGGACTTTTGCTGGTGAACATTGCCAATGAGTGGAGTGGTTTTGACCAGACCTACAAGAGTGCATATCTGGAAGCTATTGCTATGATGAGGAATGCAGGGTTGAACCATACGATTGTCATTGATGGCAGTAGTTGGGGACAGGATCTGAACCTGATTCTGGAATATGGCCAGACATTTTTGGATAGTGATCCGCAGCATAACCTTTTATTCTCCGTCCATATGTATGAAAGCTGGAAATCTCCAGATAAGGTGAGCAGTATGTTGAGACAGGCCGTTGATGCCCAGTTGCCACTTATTGTAGGGGAATTTGGTTTCCAGCACGGTGATCCACCGGCAGCTGTAGCTTGGGAAACTATACTGGAAGTTTGTGAAGAACTTCAGTTGGGGTATTTGGCTTGGTCATGGAAAGGAAATGGTGACCCTGTCAGTTACTTGGATTTGGCGGTAGATTGGGAAGGTTCACAACTGACCGAATGGGGCAAGATGATTTTTGAAAGTGAAAAAGGGATCAGCAATACCGCTAAGCCTGCTTCTGTTTTTACTGTTTTATAA
- a CDS encoding IPT/TIG domain-containing protein produces MKHINIKSALLRLLVLAGAAASIMGCTDVEADPNDIVWPVPQVNVFEPAEAVVGSEVTLRGEALSKVNSVQLGGITCEVISLGENELKVKLPRRIEQNPFTLRNQYRQQSETAEMFKPIYLAVENVQYPDRIVAGSNISIKGDNVDLVDKVYLNSTELSVNFTSAKEDEIKVTVPSDQAFGETAILSMTTLQGNEVPVSDPIPMFYGSKPAAGDLVLMDFEDGVNQVIEPSWTNVTITSGINLDPAVKAAVGSNYQGMKLDAANRSGDWNWFGYVEMALPDLSDFNDPHLTFYLNTNGTDVYAQAEMLKGGSKFGGDLVSRSSTNGWEIVSFPIASINGDWGAEEGSDRLRIAFTTADLPNNMEIYLDQVMITDGKKVEISIDNFESGIDHFTAADWTGVPSTHGLNLSGLSAYEGSNYQSVILNEADRGGDWSWFGYLEYAHPDLSDFKDPYLTFYMHTNGTEVYIQCERLIDGAKYGGDLVSRDAVTEWTVVSVPLSSINGDWGTDEGDDRLRIAFTTADLAGMEIHIDDIKVTEGKVTM; encoded by the coding sequence ATGAAACATATCAATATAAAATCAGCTTTGCTGCGCCTGCTTGTATTGGCAGGTGCGGCGGCAAGCATTATGGGCTGTACAGATGTAGAAGCAGACCCTAATGATATCGTGTGGCCAGTACCGCAGGTGAATGTTTTTGAGCCTGCTGAAGCGGTGGTCGGATCTGAAGTGACACTGAGGGGAGAAGCATTAAGCAAGGTAAACAGTGTACAGCTTGGTGGCATAACTTGTGAGGTGATTAGTCTGGGTGAGAATGAGTTGAAGGTGAAACTGCCAAGAAGAATTGAGCAGAATCCATTTACGTTGCGCAACCAGTACCGCCAGCAGTCAGAAACGGCTGAGATGTTTAAGCCAATCTATCTGGCAGTTGAGAATGTACAATATCCTGACAGAATTGTGGCGGGTAGCAATATCTCAATCAAAGGGGATAATGTGGATTTAGTGGACAAGGTTTACCTGAACTCGACAGAACTGAGTGTCAACTTTACCTCTGCCAAAGAAGATGAGATCAAAGTTACAGTTCCATCAGATCAGGCATTCGGAGAGACGGCCATTTTGAGTATGACGACTCTTCAGGGGAATGAGGTACCAGTATCTGACCCGATTCCAATGTTTTATGGTTCGAAACCGGCTGCAGGTGACTTGGTGCTGATGGATTTTGAGGATGGGGTCAATCAAGTGATTGAGCCAAGCTGGACCAATGTCACCATCACTTCGGGTATAAATCTTGACCCAGCTGTGAAAGCGGCTGTGGGTAGTAATTATCAGGGTATGAAACTTGATGCAGCGAACAGAAGCGGGGATTGGAACTGGTTTGGTTATGTAGAAATGGCACTGCCTGACCTGAGTGATTTTAATGACCCTCACCTGACATTCTACCTGAATACCAATGGAACAGACGTATATGCACAGGCAGAGATGCTGAAAGGTGGCAGCAAGTTTGGTGGTGATCTGGTATCACGCTCAAGTACAAATGGTTGGGAGATTGTTTCATTCCCGATTGCATCTATCAATGGTGATTGGGGTGCTGAAGAAGGTTCAGACCGCTTGAGAATCGCTTTCACTACTGCTGACCTGCCAAATAATATGGAAATCTACCTTGATCAGGTGATGATTACGGATGGGAAAAAGGTGGAAATCAGTATAGACAACTTTGAGAGCGGCATTGATCATTTCACTGCTGCGGACTGGACAGGCGTTCCTTCAACACACGGATTGAACCTGAGTGGCCTTTCTGCTTATGAAGGCAGCAATTACCAAAGTGTTATCCTGAATGAAGCGGATAGAGGTGGAGACTGGAGTTGGTTCGGGTATCTGGAATATGCCCATCCTGACCTGAGCGACTTCAAAGACCCATACCTGACATTCTATATGCATACCAATGGTACTGAGGTATATATCCAGTGCGAAAGACTGATTGATGGTGCGAAATACGGTGGCGATTTGGTCTCAAGAGATGCCGTAACTGAGTGGACAGTCGTGTCAGTGCCATTGTCAAGCATCAATGGTGACTGGGGAACAGATGAGGGAGATGACCGCTTGAGAATTGCCTTTACTACAGCTGATCTGGCAGGTATGGAAATCCATATCGATGATATCAAGGTAACGGAAGGTAAAGTTACCATGTAA
- a CDS encoding RagB/SusD family nutrient uptake outer membrane protein, which yields MKKRYILPLVALLGMGTACEDFLDKEPLAKETSANFYNDPANAELAVNGIYDALQRDTDPFHHQFWMFGDVRSDDAVKGSSDSDLPELKAIENFEATNTNLIGLAAWEYGYRIVSRANSVLEGLDSSPAEESKKARLIGEAKFLRAFGYFHLVRIFGEVPVFTKTIAPSEYRTQTRASEQETFNQIIKDLTEAIELLPLNYDAANIGRATKGAAKAYLSRVLMYTMKLEANDNQENWQTVYNQTKDIINSGEYALLGNYAQLFEMEGENSVESIFEIQFVNQNSSGDFYGDKNDGTHSTIFQGIRPIDWSDQRYTGWGFNSPTQSLHDAFETNDPRQKSTIYEFGDGILLYGNDLEIFLSESGGTGFSNRKAQVAPEQKAPQSESPVNTRKMRYADVLLMHAEAAYNLGFEGEARDYVNMIRDRARRSTKPYGATLNGDLSYSSDVIGGALPALTNQSGIELRDAIWHERRVELGMEALRYFDIVRQRRARAVLNAYKDGLGDKWENQPFVPIPQQDEQWLGM from the coding sequence ATGAAAAAGAGATATATCCTTCCTTTGGTAGCGCTCCTCGGAATGGGCACTGCCTGTGAAGACTTCCTTGACAAAGAACCTTTGGCAAAGGAAACAAGTGCGAACTTCTACAATGATCCAGCCAATGCAGAGTTGGCAGTAAACGGCATCTATGATGCATTGCAGCGAGATACGGACCCTTTTCACCACCAGTTCTGGATGTTTGGGGATGTTCGTTCGGATGATGCCGTAAAAGGATCAAGTGACAGTGACCTTCCAGAGCTGAAGGCAATCGAAAATTTTGAGGCGACGAATACCAACCTGATTGGTTTGGCTGCATGGGAATACGGTTACAGAATCGTGAGCAGGGCTAACTCTGTACTGGAAGGTTTGGACAGCTCTCCTGCGGAGGAAAGCAAGAAGGCAAGACTGATTGGGGAAGCCAAGTTCCTGAGGGCTTTTGGTTATTTCCACTTGGTAAGAATCTTTGGGGAAGTGCCCGTTTTCACTAAAACGATTGCCCCAAGTGAATACAGAACACAAACTAGGGCTTCTGAGCAGGAAACGTTTAACCAGATCATCAAGGACCTGACAGAAGCGATTGAACTGCTGCCTTTAAACTATGATGCAGCCAATATCGGCAGGGCAACAAAAGGTGCGGCAAAGGCATACCTCTCAAGGGTACTGATGTACACCATGAAGCTGGAAGCCAACGACAATCAGGAAAACTGGCAGACAGTATATAACCAGACAAAGGATATCATCAATTCAGGTGAGTATGCGCTGTTGGGAAACTATGCTCAGCTTTTTGAGATGGAAGGTGAAAACAGTGTGGAATCCATCTTTGAAATCCAGTTTGTCAACCAGAATTCAAGTGGTGATTTCTATGGTGACAAGAATGACGGTACACATAGCACCATCTTTCAGGGAATCAGACCAATTGACTGGAGTGACCAGCGCTATACCGGTTGGGGTTTCAATTCTCCAACACAAAGTTTGCATGATGCATTCGAAACCAATGACCCTCGTCAGAAATCGACGATCTATGAATTTGGTGACGGCATTCTGCTGTATGGCAATGACTTGGAGATTTTCTTGAGTGAATCAGGCGGAACAGGTTTCTCTAACCGAAAAGCACAGGTAGCCCCTGAGCAGAAAGCACCTCAGAGTGAAAGCCCTGTGAATACGCGCAAGATGCGATATGCGGATGTCCTGCTGATGCATGCAGAAGCTGCCTACAACCTTGGTTTTGAAGGCGAAGCGAGAGACTATGTAAATATGATCAGGGATAGAGCAAGAAGAAGTACAAAACCTTATGGCGCTACCCTGAATGGTGATCTGAGTTATTCATCTGATGTAATTGGCGGTGCATTGCCTGCACTTACCAATCAGTCTGGAATTGAGTTGAGAGATGCGATCTGGCATGAGCGAAGAGTGGAGCTGGGAATGGAAGCACTGAGGTACTTTGACATTGTCAGACAGCGACGTGCAAGAGCGGTACTCAATGCCTACAAGGATGGATTGGGTGACAAGTGGGAAAACCAGCCATTTGTACCGATTCCTCAGCAGGATGAGCAGTGGCTGGGCATGTAA
- a CDS encoding SusC/RagA family TonB-linked outer membrane protein, with translation MKMKLQTLQQLMAVLAFILLAPLSLIAQERFVSGTVTDETGQGLPGVNILVNGTTQGSITDFNGSYRINLGTVENPELVFSFIGYETMRISVNGQSTINHQMVPDADQLEEVVVVGYGVQKKSDITGSVASIKPEALTQISTPSVGQALQGRISGVQVTSQSGKPGSGMRIRIRGIGTINNSDPLYVVDGFPTANIDFLSPADIESIEVLKDASATAIYGSRGANGVVLVTTKKGKSGKAVFNFTASAGVQTPWNIMEMADATQYATIQKEMHGDAADPMVDYVLEQQAKGTDWFREVFKQGYQQDYALSVTGGNENVKYAVSGSYFDQTGILENTDYSRFTVRNNLEFKMSDKVTSGLSVALAMEDRGPFRNDQYGGVLTGAMMADPVTAPKDVDGNWQGTYLANSINNPLYMQEDVRQSEYNKNNLLGNVWLNYQILPSISFKSQFTANLGGDYSKSYSPVYYLKPTQQREVSSLSEQRSDFHGYTWSNFANFNKEIGDHNIGLMVGTEAQSGYYAWTRVAVTDVPNDSSLQFPSTGKQPSENLPQGGAEESTLLSFLSRANYSYAGKYLLTASVRYDGSSKFLPESRWGLFPSFSLGWNVKEESFLNSVDQITQLKLRGGWGQVGNQDAVAPYKYAVTLTNEQKYPFGNQTPVQGVAQTELSNPELKWETTEMTNIGLDAGFFEDRLTLTADYFIKNTKDMIVAVPVPEFVSYQAPPVNIGTMQNRGIELSLNFRGGLERKFQYEVGVNFSKITNEVMDLGDTPAIEAGNVNKVGNTTRTEEGYEIAYFYGLKTDGIFNSQEEVNSYVKDGNLIQPKAQPGDVKFVDLNNDGVIDGNDRTYLGSATPDFFYGINASASYENFDFQMFISGVQGAEAVNPLRYHIDYSLEGENMPLYRVENHWTEANPERNGPRFSADNPNQNERYSDLYVEDASYIRLKTVQLGYTLPASLKEKMGISKLRIFVAADNLLTFTNYTGLDPEIGELVQSASSSDPIPTLTYGVDMASYPQARTFRAGINLSF, from the coding sequence ATGAAAATGAAACTACAAACATTGCAGCAGCTAATGGCAGTACTTGCCTTTATATTGCTGGCACCCTTAAGCCTCATTGCGCAAGAAAGATTTGTTTCAGGAACAGTAACCGATGAAACAGGTCAGGGCCTTCCGGGTGTAAACATTCTGGTCAACGGAACAACCCAAGGTTCCATTACCGACTTTAACGGTAGCTACCGTATTAATTTGGGAACAGTGGAAAATCCCGAGCTAGTGTTTAGCTTTATTGGTTATGAGACAATGAGAATCTCAGTCAATGGGCAAAGCACGATCAACCATCAGATGGTTCCAGATGCTGACCAGCTGGAGGAAGTAGTAGTAGTCGGATACGGTGTCCAGAAGAAAAGTGACATTACAGGTTCGGTTGCCTCCATAAAGCCAGAAGCACTTACCCAGATTTCTACGCCAAGTGTCGGACAGGCACTGCAAGGCCGGATCTCCGGTGTGCAGGTGACCTCACAGTCAGGTAAGCCAGGTTCGGGTATGCGAATCAGGATTCGTGGTATTGGAACAATCAACAACTCTGATCCACTGTATGTAGTGGATGGATTCCCTACTGCTAATATTGACTTCCTATCACCTGCTGATATTGAGTCAATTGAAGTGTTGAAAGATGCTTCAGCGACAGCTATTTATGGTTCCAGAGGTGCCAATGGTGTTGTATTGGTAACTACCAAAAAAGGAAAGTCTGGTAAGGCAGTATTCAACTTTACCGCTAGTGCTGGTGTACAGACGCCTTGGAACATTATGGAGATGGCAGATGCTACACAATATGCTACGATCCAGAAAGAGATGCACGGTGATGCAGCTGACCCAATGGTGGATTACGTACTGGAACAGCAGGCCAAGGGAACAGATTGGTTCAGGGAAGTATTCAAGCAGGGCTATCAGCAGGATTATGCCTTGTCAGTAACCGGAGGTAATGAAAACGTGAAATATGCAGTTTCAGGCTCCTACTTTGACCAGACAGGTATCCTTGAGAATACAGACTACTCAAGATTCACGGTGAGAAACAACCTTGAGTTCAAGATGTCTGACAAAGTAACTTCTGGTTTGAGCGTGGCTTTGGCTATGGAAGACAGAGGTCCATTCAGAAATGACCAGTATGGTGGTGTATTGACAGGTGCTATGATGGCTGACCCTGTAACAGCGCCAAAAGATGTAGATGGTAACTGGCAGGGAACATACCTGGCAAACAGCATCAACAACCCGCTGTATATGCAGGAAGATGTGAGACAGTCGGAGTATAACAAGAATAACCTATTGGGTAACGTTTGGTTGAATTATCAGATCCTACCTAGTATTTCATTCAAGTCGCAATTCACAGCGAATCTGGGTGGTGATTACAGTAAGTCCTATTCGCCTGTATATTACCTGAAGCCTACACAACAAAGAGAAGTTAGTTCTCTGTCAGAACAGAGAAGTGATTTCCACGGATATACTTGGTCCAACTTTGCCAATTTCAATAAGGAGATTGGAGACCACAACATCGGTCTGATGGTCGGTACGGAAGCACAGTCCGGCTATTATGCATGGACGAGAGTTGCTGTAACAGATGTGCCGAATGATTCATCACTTCAGTTTCCAAGTACTGGTAAACAACCTTCAGAAAACCTGCCTCAGGGTGGTGCAGAGGAGTCAACATTGTTGTCATTCCTGTCAAGGGCAAACTATTCATATGCTGGTAAGTACCTGCTGACAGCGAGTGTGCGATACGATGGTTCTTCCAAGTTCTTGCCTGAGTCAAGGTGGGGGCTATTCCCTTCGTTCTCATTGGGTTGGAATGTAAAGGAAGAAAGCTTCCTGAACTCAGTTGACCAGATTACTCAGCTGAAGCTTAGAGGTGGCTGGGGACAGGTTGGTAACCAGGATGCTGTAGCACCATATAAGTATGCAGTAACACTGACCAATGAGCAGAAGTACCCATTCGGTAACCAGACACCAGTACAGGGTGTGGCTCAAACTGAGCTAAGTAACCCTGAGTTGAAATGGGAAACTACCGAGATGACTAACATCGGTCTGGATGCAGGATTCTTTGAGGACAGGCTGACACTGACTGCTGACTATTTTATCAAGAATACAAAGGACATGATTGTGGCGGTACCCGTTCCTGAGTTTGTATCTTATCAGGCACCTCCAGTTAACATCGGTACAATGCAGAACCGTGGTATCGAACTTTCACTGAATTTCAGGGGTGGTCTGGAGCGTAAATTCCAATATGAAGTAGGGGTGAATTTCTCCAAAATCACCAATGAGGTAATGGATTTGGGTGATACGCCAGCGATTGAAGCTGGTAACGTGAACAAGGTAGGTAATACAACCCGTACGGAAGAAGGTTATGAGATTGCTTATTTCTATGGCCTGAAAACGGATGGTATTTTCAATAGCCAGGAGGAAGTGAACAGTTATGTAAAGGATGGTAACTTAATCCAGCCTAAAGCACAGCCAGGTGACGTGAAGTTTGTTGACCTGAACAATGATGGGGTGATTGACGGAAATGACCGTACCTACTTGGGAAGTGCAACACCTGATTTCTTCTATGGTATCAATGCATCTGCCAGCTATGAGAACTTTGACTTTCAAATGTTTATCTCAGGAGTGCAAGGGGCAGAGGCTGTGAATCCACTTAGGTACCATATTGATTACTCTCTGGAAGGTGAAAACATGCCACTTTACAGGGTAGAAAACCATTGGACTGAGGCAAACCCAGAACGAAACGGCCCAAGATTCTCGGCTGATAACCCGAACCAGAATGAACGCTACTCTGATCTGTATGTGGAAGATGCGAGCTACATCCGCCTGAAGACTGTACAGTTGGGCTACACACTGCCTGCTTCCCTGAAAGAGAAAATGGGTATCAGCAAGCTGAGAATTTTTGTAGCGGCAGACAACCTGCTGACTTTCACCAACTATACAGGACTTGATCCTGAAATCGGTGAACTGGTGCAGAGTGCCTCGTCAAGTGATCCAATCCCGACACTGACTTATGGTGTGGACATGGCGTCTTATCCGCAGGCAAGAACATTCAGAGCAGGTATCAATCTTTCATTCTAA